Proteins encoded by one window of Rouxiella chamberiensis:
- a CDS encoding TerD family protein, translating into MVSLTKNQTVSLSKQTSSLNHLQFGLGWDPLKKKGLFGGLFGGGKDSIDLDAGCVLLDKNGKTIDTIWFRKLKSNCGSVVHLGDNLTGEGEGDDEVITVDLARLPTQVEYLAFTVNSFRGQTFNEVDNAFCRVVDQASHSELARYKLTEQGSHTGIIIASLARNGGSWDFTAHGKASSGRTIDDMNSDIVATVVR; encoded by the coding sequence ATGGTTTCTTTAACCAAAAACCAAACCGTTTCACTTAGCAAGCAAACTTCTTCTTTAAACCATCTTCAATTTGGATTGGGATGGGACCCGTTAAAAAAGAAAGGATTATTTGGTGGCCTGTTCGGCGGCGGTAAAGATTCCATTGATCTGGATGCGGGTTGTGTTTTGCTGGATAAAAACGGTAAAACAATCGACACCATCTGGTTTCGCAAATTAAAGTCAAATTGCGGCTCCGTTGTGCATCTGGGTGATAATTTAACCGGTGAAGGCGAGGGCGATGACGAGGTCATTACCGTCGATCTGGCGCGTCTGCCTACGCAGGTCGAATACCTGGCTTTCACGGTAAACAGCTTCCGTGGCCAGACGTTTAACGAAGTCGACAACGCCTTTTGCCGCGTGGTCGATCAAGCTAGTCATTCCGAGCTTGCCCGCTACAAGCTGACCGAGCAGGGTTCGCATACCGGCATCATCATCGCCTCTCTGGCCCGCAACGGCGGCAGCTGGGATTTCACGGCGCACGGCAAGGCTTCAAGCGGCCGAACCATTGATGACATGAATAGCGACATTGTCGCTACGGTGGTGCGCTAA
- a CDS encoding ATP-grasp domain-containing protein, which produces MSLTIWLMEGLSSQRDIILSIKTFSEKINKPLTLIASHRNKRNEILSLADISLIEPKENEQRFQFIAETIEEYAVKVIHAGRHPLWYEAHRTEIEALGVKLVTGALSANPFSLADDKVAFATAMQQLGLPVVPSVRVNNAEALRELVAQNRLSAHPKTLCVKPVVGIYGMGFWRFDDNAPPMAAFTHPDNRKVHPELYLHALAQQAEFEPLVLMPYLPGPEYSVDMLVSQGKVLAAVARRKEGSLQYLEQSGEAYELALRCAELMQADGLVNVQTRHNDEGRPVLLEINMRPSGGIGYTRHSGVNLPGLFAMFALGVMTASEVTTLARSAFTPAIVRPLTEAVLYDLTLQTMPSAEVKA; this is translated from the coding sequence ATGAGTCTAACCATTTGGCTAATGGAAGGTTTGTCATCGCAACGTGACATTATTTTGAGCATTAAAACTTTTTCTGAAAAAATAAACAAACCTTTAACTTTAATTGCCTCTCACCGTAATAAAAGAAATGAAATTCTTTCTCTGGCCGATATTTCCCTGATCGAACCAAAAGAAAATGAACAGCGTTTTCAATTTATTGCCGAGACAATTGAAGAATATGCCGTCAAGGTGATTCACGCCGGACGTCACCCGTTGTGGTATGAAGCCCACCGCACAGAAATAGAGGCGCTGGGGGTGAAACTGGTGACGGGCGCACTGTCCGCGAACCCTTTCTCTCTGGCCGACGACAAGGTCGCATTCGCAACCGCCATGCAGCAGCTGGGTTTGCCGGTGGTGCCTTCTGTCCGGGTGAATAACGCCGAGGCCCTGCGGGAACTTGTGGCGCAAAATCGCCTTTCCGCACATCCGAAGACGCTGTGCGTCAAACCGGTTGTCGGTATTTATGGCATGGGTTTTTGGCGTTTTGATGACAACGCACCGCCGATGGCGGCTTTTACTCATCCTGACAATCGCAAGGTTCACCCCGAACTTTACCTGCACGCGCTTGCGCAGCAGGCGGAGTTCGAGCCGCTGGTCTTGATGCCCTATTTGCCGGGGCCGGAATACTCCGTGGACATGCTGGTCAGTCAAGGCAAGGTGCTGGCTGCCGTGGCGCGTCGCAAGGAGGGGTCATTGCAGTATCTGGAGCAGTCCGGCGAAGCCTACGAGCTTGCCCTGCGCTGCGCCGAACTGATGCAGGCCGATGGTCTGGTCAACGTCCAGACTCGCCATAACGACGAAGGTCGGCCCGTGCTGCTCGAGATCAATATGCGTCCTTCCGGCGGCATAGGGTATACCCGTCACAGCGGCGTCAATCTGCCCGGGCTGTTTGCGATGTTTGCGCTGGGCGTCATGACTGCATCCGAGGTCACAACGTTGGCGCGCAGTGCCTTTACGCCTGCCATCGTGCGCCCGCTTACCGAAGCCGTGCTCTATGACCTGACGCTGCAAACTATGCCTTCCGCCGAGGTGAAAGCATGA